Part of the Notamacropus eugenii isolate mMacEug1 chromosome 5, mMacEug1.pri_v2, whole genome shotgun sequence genome is shown below.
aagaaattaggagaaatttatttatttttaataatgttgAATAATTTTCAATGACATGACACTAAGTCTACATAGTCCCTGGGCTACTGTTGTTGTCTAAGTAGAGCTTGTACATTCGTGAGGAGGGAGTTTACACATATGTTCCTGGAGCACCGTCTGGTGGAAAATGTGTATGATTTTAAGTGCACAACCACAGCCAACTGATTAGCTAAATTCACCCTtccccctccatttttttttattttctgagttTACAGAGAGCAGAAAAAGAATAGGATATTTATGGGTATATCCCTGGAAGcactataaaaattatattttactacCCCTCATCgtttcacatttttaaatgattttttaatgttgatttatgattttatgatttttttgattCAAGTATAAGATGATTGGTATTAATTGTTAGGCAAAAATTAGCAGAAACAGCAGAGGATCAATCCATAATCTGTTGTGTCTCAATCTCAGAGACTGCACTAAGTGCACAACGATCTGTGAACAAAATGTCACATACCgattctccctccactttaggcTTGACTTAAAGCTTTGTCAAGTTAAATAGTTTGCCATCAGGGtgatagctgaccttgatgctatttTATTCCCATTGAAGGTATCTGACAACATCACTCAAAATATCATGCCAAAAAAGTGTGGGAGCAAGCACATATcccattggtgactaggaaagcCTAAGAAGAAAACTGTTCAaatatgtatgtttgcatatatgcttgtatgtatgtgtgtaagaatatatgtatgtatacatatatatacacatacacataataatagctaatatttatatagggcTTTGAAGTTTACCAAGCAATTTGCAACTAGTCTCAtttaatccagaaaaaaaaatcctgacacTATAAAGTAGATGGTATTGTTATCTtccctttatagatgaggaaacagagttcaATAAGTTAAGTGAGCTGACCAGAGTTTAGGGCTGGAATAATATCAAAGATGCCTCCCAAATTCATTATCCCCAAAACAGTCAATATTTTTCTGCTTCCATATCTTTGTTCATTTAGTTCCCTatacctggaattttctccctatGTCCTTTACCTCTCCACTTTTATATTCACCTTTTTATGTCTAGCTGTAATACCAATTCTTTTATGAAGCTTTTGATAAATCCAGTGTCACAAACGAAATTAAATAAACTCAGGCACACAGCTCTAAGCATAATTTGTTAGGAAAGAACAAATTTTCcaatctcagcttcctcaccacGCGAAGATCTTGAAAGAGGGCTGATAGATCACTGTTGTGGAAAAAAAGGAGGAGCATcccaaaattagaaaggagcatcacagatgaggaaaacaaatttGTTACAAAGGCAGAAACTAATAGATTTGAGACAATGTGATTGGTTGGAAATTCGGAATTCAGGGATAGGTAGAAACTACCTCGTtgggactctgggcaactcaTGGTGATGTCTACCTGCATAACTAGTGATTGTTGCAGCAGTAAAAGACCAGACTTTAAGGATTATGTTACAGAGGTAACTGACCAGACTCCCTGGGATGCACCTGCATCCTTCAGGGACAACAGATTTCAAGAACAACAGAACAGGAAAGCAACTTCTAAACTTAACTGAGAGATAACAAGGGATTTCAGGAAAGCTGAATTTTCAAACTTAATTCAAAGACAAATGAAACATGACAGGTAGTTTCACAAAACATGGGtagtgatacaaaatgaaatcaattacACAATGGAATCAATTTGATTTCCTCAATTTTTACCAGTCAGAAAtgacattttctccttgaacatTGTGTAGAAATTTCTTAGTATTGATCTCAGCCACTTACTATGTAGCATCGTGCAttctatttattatatatgatgaagattatatttacttttatatgATTAAGATTACCCTACCTGACTGAGGAATGCCTGATACCTAGGACTGTGTTTACACATATCATCTGCCACATGTGGAAAGCAGTTTTCCTAGGATCTTTTCCCGGATCTGCCGAGTCTTCACACAGTACACGATGGGGTTCATCAGGGGTGGCACTAACAAGAAGATATTGGCAATGAGGACCATTATGAGAGGAGATTTGTGCTTGGCAAAGCGGTGCATAGCAGCTAGAGTGATGATGGGCACATAGAAGATGAGCACAGCACAGATGTGAGAGACACAGGTATTGAAGGCCTTGAGTCTCTATGAGATAGAGGCAATGCCAAGAACTGTCTTTAGGATTAGCAAATAGGACAAAGCAATGCATGCCAGGTCCAACATGGTACAGAGTGCAACAAAAAATCCATAGACAACATTGACCCTGTTGTCAGAGCACGCCAGCTTCATGACATCCTGATGGAGACAGTAGGAGTGGGACAAGAGGGTTTTGCGACAATAGCTCAGCCTCTTTAGAGTCAATGGAAATGGAAGTACTAAAAGGAAGCTCCTAATGGCCAAGACCAGCATCATTTTGGAAATTCTGGCAGTAGTTAAGATTGAACTATATCTCAGGGGGTTGTGAATGGCTATAAAACGATCAAAGGACATGATAAGAAGCACAGATGATTCCATAAGAGTGAAACCATGGATGAAGAATTCTTGAGCAAAACAGGCATTAGGGGATATCCCTGGTGCATTGAACAAGAATATTCTCAGCATAGTGGgtaaggaggagagggagagcccCAGGTCAGAGAGGGCCAACACGCTAAGGAAATAGTACATTGGCTCATGGAGAGAGGTTTCTGTCTTGATCACAAGCAGGATGGTGCAATTTCCTAGGATGGCAATCAAATACATGAGGCAGATAGGGATAGAAATCCACATTTGAATATGCTCCAACCCTGGAATCCCAATCAAGAAAAATAGCTTAACCTCAGAGGTATTGAAGTCTGACATGATGAGAAGGAAGATAAATTCAGTTCCCAGATCTAAAATGACATGAATGGAGATTTATTTTCTGCACCTTTTGACAATATGAAGTACCAGTATAATTTACATCAAATGAGCTTTTGAAAATATCTTGATAGctttatttcaatacaattggtttcatttgtaataatcatacacacatatgtatgtatataatatatataattatacacacatatatgtatatactttatgcatttaaaaacattatgatGCGAAGGGAGTCTTCAAACTTCACCATAATTCAAAGGGAGTTGATGACACCCACACAAATTAAAGAACCCTTAAactgagagaaagaggaagggagggagaaaaatgagcAGGGAGGGagttggaaaaggagagagaaatagatggagagggagagagacacaaacagacagagacacagagaattaATAAATGGGAGTGAACTCATCATCAATGAAGTTGTTCAAATagaaagttaataaatacatattagttatattaaaaaattactAAATATGTAGGGATTGAATTGAATGACTTCTAAAGTTCATTCATTCCAAACTTTGTTATTCTATGTTCCTAAAGAAAATGCCATGGAAGACTGTAATATGGTTAGAGATGAGTGGACTCTTGAgaaattctggtttttaatagcttaaatgttgttaatattaataattgatAATACATATAGTATTtgaagttttcaaagcattttataaatattctctcatctgaatctcaaagtaaccctgggatataggtgctcttaatatccctattttacagatgaagaaactcaaatagacagaggctaaatgacttgccaaggtatatacaattagtaagtatcaagatttgaattcagaacttccTGACCCCAAATCATTTTCCCCTACACCAAgcccaaatctatttttttctactttcatacattatttctatttccatcaaatctatttcttcttccacatgGCAGTCCTATAACTATTATAGGCCCTTATCTTCCCTACTGAAACTTCTGTAGGTTAACCACTCTactccttcaaccaatccttTTACAACATGAACTCCTCAGGCTTCGCCATCTTGGTTGACTTTCTCTCGATACTCTTCAGTTATTCAATGTCCTTTCAAAAGTTAGAACCCGTTATCCtcaaaactgaatacaatactctAGATCTGGACAGAGGGGGTCAGAACACAAAATGAGAATTGTATACTTATTCCAGAACTCTAAGTCCCAAATTCTTTACCCTAAAATGCCTCACTACTTCTTGCTCAGCAGTGGGACTTATTAAAGGCCCCATATGTTTCACAGTATGGAGAAAGTTCAAAACTTGTTCGTCAAAGAGGTGTACAAGGACAATACAAGTTGGTTCCTGGATAATTTGCATAAAATCTGGGCTAAGATTTCTCTACCAGTACCCTCTTTTCTGCTCCTTCTTGCCAGAAAAGTATATACCACCTCTCAGACTCTAAGTTTGGGGCTCTGAGAATGTTAAGAGAAAAATTTCATCAGGACCTACATGGTCACTGAATGGAACATATCTCCCTTCTATCCTTTACCCTGAGTTGGGGCTCTACTCAACTTCAATCATTCTTCCAACACTTTCTTCCTCATTCATTCCAGTATTTATTCATACATCTGAGTACACATATACTCCTTCCTACACACATATGCTTCTATATGAAAAACacatccaaacacacacacatacacatgtacacacacatatacatatatacatatgaactcAGAGTCCCAGAGGTGAACAGTCATTCTGTCTAATGTTTAGCTGAATATTATTATTCACACTCATATCTTAATATTCAATTATAtgctatatgtatatgcaaataaatgGATTTGTATGCAAACACATTCACTCATACATATGCATAAGTGAAAGCATAAACAAATGTATTGATGTACTTAGAAATGAAAACGCTGTGTAATACGTATATAGATAcactcacctctctctctctgtctctccccgtgtattcacacacaaacacacacacacacacactcacacacacacatacatacatacatacacattcatatatgggTCCCTTCCTACGTATCTGGGTGCTCAGATTAAGGCCTGACATCTCAGACACactatctcccctctcccccagctcTTCTTCCAATTCTCCATGTTTGAGAATTTCTGAAGAAGCGCATTGGAACATTTGGAACTTACCAGGACCTAGGCTTCTATGTAACCAAGAATTGTGCATGAGCTCAAGATAGAGGCTTCTCAGCCTCTGTGCCTAAGAGATTGCAGTTCACAGTTTATCTCATCCACCCCTCCCACTCCATAACACTCTCAGAAATTCTCTGGGGAATAGTAGAAATCTCCTCTGACTACGTGTCAACATGGAGTTTTTCCAGGGATAAACCCCTGGACTGAGTTAGGCCCTAAGGGAACAGATTTAATATTCTTATAGGTGAGCATGGCAGACAAGGGTTGAGTAGGGATGTTCAACTTTTTGGAGAGTACtgctttatattttgcaattttatACTGCTGGACCTAAAGGATAGCTGCAATTATATATTTGATTCACTCATTTGTTTAAGTGTTTATCAAAATTGAATTTATCAAGGGGCTGTGCAGCATCGTAAGCATTGTCAAAAGTGATGATGTTGGTGGTAGAGTTgataaggaagaggaagaggaaagagatgatGACAATTCATATGTTATATTGTGtcatatatattatctctttgggacttTGAAATAACcaagtaaatgaatgaaagaatgtatTACttgagaataaataaatatattactttgaaaaaaagaaatatacataattaatttattgtaaattaCAAAGGAATAGTCAGGTATACATAGTAGGTTTGAAGTCTCATATATAAACATCTTTTTATTATCCTATGTTATAGAAAcgcttgttttattccaaaaactataaataaaataaattcttaaaaatagTATTAGCAGtcagaaaaggagacaaaagaaaaaaagaactttgtgaaatagagaatttgaaagttattatccccacttgacggatgaagaaaatgagaataattgacttgcccaggacatGTAAGTGTGACCAATTCTTGTGACTATGATGGCATTATCTTTCCACCAACAGCTAATTAAGGTGTCAGCAGCAGACTATATCATTTCTTGAGCACCCATGAAATTTTTTAAGCCAGAATTGAGCTTAAGGATTCCTGTGATCCATTGTTTAGTCTCTGCTCAGGTGAATATGTCTTCTGCTAAGTAATATACCATCAAGTATTTCTAAATAATTATTAGTCATTCCTCTCCCATCCTCATTACCTGCTTTTCCCACCATAACTCATATTTCTTTAGAACGTCATAAGATATGAATTTTTTTGCCATATATCAACTCACTTGACCTTCCTAACAATGTTGTAAAGTGGGAAGATAAAGGGAAAAACTGTAGAAAGTTTAACATTTTTGCACAAGTCACAGAGTTAGTCAGCAAGAAAACCAGGTTTCAATCCTAATTCTTCAATTCAGGATCAGGTGTTCTTCTTTCTGTACCAAAATCTCAGTTCCATGGCCTTTCCCACACAGGTTCTTCCCTTCCCAAGTAGTCCTTATCTTTTTA
Proteins encoded:
- the LOC140508794 gene encoding LOW QUALITY PROTEIN: olfactory receptor 51A7-like (The sequence of the model RefSeq protein was modified relative to this genomic sequence to represent the inferred CDS: substituted 1 base at 1 genomic stop codon) gives rise to the protein MSDFNTSEVKLFFLIGIPGLEHIQMWISIPICLMYLIAILGNCTILLVIKTETSLHEPMYYFLSVLALSDLGLSLSSLPTMLRIFLFNAPGISPNACFAQEFFIHGFTLMESSVLLIMSFDRFIAIHNPLRYSSILTTARISKMMLVLAIRSFLLVLPFPLTLKRLSYCRKTLLSHSYCLHQDVMKLACSDNRVNVVYGFFVALCTMLDLACIALSYLLILKTVLGIASISXRLKAFNTCVSHICAVLIFYVPIITLAAMHRFAKHKSPLIMVLIANIFLLVPPLMNPIVYCVKTRQIREKILGKLLSTCGR